The region cttcaaattttcagtaactaacaaaaggctagaataaaagattggtcatacctgggagactaccacttcagaataacaatgacttacaaaaactattacggatacggaaacagaaactgaaaagataaaacgacggcaaggccgtaaccactgagccaccattTGAGCTTATTTGGACCTCTGTCTAAAATGAAAATTCAAAAATACTTACTTTCATAAAAGTGTATTTTATTTTCCCCTTTTTCAGAAGTATTCCAGGATACAAGCCCACACTCCTCACAAATAACAAACACCGGTAGAAAATGCCCAATTGAGTCTACAAATGGAAATGTTCCAATACATTCCCCCCATGTGACAGACTTGCCAATTGCCAAGGTGATGACTGTTGAATCATCACTTTCCAGTGAAATATCCGGAGCTCAAAATGGTGGCTCGTTTTCACAAACATCAACACCAACAATGGCTTGTGGGGATCAGGAATCAAGCACACCACCTGTATCAAGTGCAAGCACAAAAAAGCCAGCTTCGTCATGTGTACAACAATCAGGGGGACAACAAAGTCCAAATCATGTATTAGCTTTGATGAGACCAACATCCTTCCTTGAACCAGAACTGGCAACAGCAGTTGAACAGCAAATTCAGAACCTGGCAGGAATTAGTGGTAGTGTAGACTTAGTAAGCAGCCTCAATGGGTCTATCCAATGTCAACAAACACCAAACTGTGAAGAGATTGTCCAAAATggtaagaaaatattattttactgtattcaacctaattagttcATGGGCAAAATCTTGTGGTTTTTTTTAAGGTCTATACCTATAGGGGTCATGAATTGCTATGATAGCCATTCCAGTATGGTAGCTTTGTgatagaaatccaagatggcatccaaaatggccaccgttTTGACCTCGTAGCCTAATTTAGATGCTATTAACCCATTTAAGGTCCTATCTTAATCTTATCCAAGTAAGGTGTCAATGTCATATTAAAGATAATAATATTTCATATCCATCGATACTTAATTTTAGGGGTTCTGTTtcaaatttgacccattttgggttaaaaaactgcagttttcagtgattttttagaCACTGTTTTGATTGTGTCCAATATTTATCTAAAATTTGACATTATCTGATATTATGTGATCACTTGGTCAAAAAATCAGTTTGGAACTCTGATTCGTTTTTGATTTGTGATGTGTCAAAGTTCACTGACCAGGCACTTTAAGATGCTCCTTTAGTACTGGTACTAATATTTTAATACTAATAATGTAATGTGAAATGAAGCAAAGAACACTTCCATTTCAAATATAACCATTTTGAACCAATATTCAAATAAGTTTGTTGTAATACTTTCTTCAGGAATGTCAAATACCATCAGTGAAGTGCAAGATACACAAGACAGCATACAAGTAGCAGATACAAGTGATCACCAACCTCACCAGACCATCGGATGTAATGATATGTATAAAGTGGAGGGAAATAACACTAAAATTGGACATGAATACCATTTTACTGGACCAGTGACATTTAACAGTGGAACTCCAATTTCACAAATTGGTAAGTTGTGTCAAGATACATGTAGATCCTATCCCTTACCAAAGTGAATGCCTTCGCTATGCAGTTTCTATGCAGTCGTAGATGCAGTTATTTTATGTAGTCGGTTTAAGTAGTCGAAATGATCTTCATATGCATCGACATGTCCATATTATGCCTTCAAAGACAGGATATATGCCTTCGAAGGCTTATTTGCAGTCGCTATGCCTTCCCACAGCAAagttaatatgcaaattagctatgccTTCATTGGTCGACTGCATAGCTATGCCGTCATTGGCCGACTGCATAGCTATGCCTTCATTGGTCGACTGCATAGCTATGCCTTCATTAGTCGACATGTCTTCGACTGCTTTCTATGCAGTCGAAGACATAACTACATGGTAGAACTGCATGATTAAGTAGTCATTTGTCTTTGACTGCATAAAGACTGCATATATTATGCAGTTTTGAATGGTAAGGGTACTTATATGCTAACGTTTGAAACAAGCAAATGTTCATGCTCAAGTACActcacccctacacacacacaccctcaccGCCACTCGCGTAGGCAGGAAAACGAGGACCTAATTTTTCACTTGATTTAAAACATactaaccgaggactcacacatCCGTTCTTAATCGCCATACCGTGGACCTCACTCACACACACCAGACAACGTACTATCCAACCGTGGACCGTCCTATACCACCCATAGGTGGAcccgttttaaatgcatttttacgttatttgcgaTGTCTTGGATATATTTAAAACACCGAGGACCTCCACGATCACGGGGTGTCCTCATTTGACATGTGTGTatccttgtgtgtgtcctcgtttgcctgCCTACGTAAACGCACacctacacacccccacccctcaccCACACAACCAGACTGATAAATTCCCTCCcctgccaccccccccccacacacacacaccccttgaAATTTTCAGAGTgcatatataattatattgtgtGGATGATGTACATGACTATGACAGTACGGATGTGCAAATAGTAAATCAACTTACTCTATGTGTCGCTGCTCTGTTGTGCCTTTGCCACTTTGcttgtagactaccccgtagtccacttgcccattgtgcatactctgaatattgtatttaagcttaaaactctgatttaattaatgtgtgcacaattgggctattccatttgaaatccacacaccccctgtggaagattttggaattccaaccaaaatcatcaGTTTGAGTCGTCgacattccaactggaattgaggtcagatttcatctgaaatagtacggcaagggtgtggaagattttggaattccaaccaaaatcaacAGTTTGAGTCATTCCAGATCTGGAATTGAAGTtgacatttcaactggaattaaggtcaaaatccaaatcttccacagggtatccgactgaaagttaaatttcccactcaaaaacatcTGAAATAGTACCAAAATCAACAGGTTGAGTCGTCaatattccaactggaattgaggtactgaagtacaaatcttccacagggtaattcaaaaacatgtatatttcaacccaaaaacatgtaaatttccaactggaattgaagaTTTACTCTGAaaagggtgtggaagattttggaaatccaaccaaaatcATCAATTTGAGTCTTCCAGATTTTCATTATATGAAAAGTGCATGtttggaattccagcttttcataGTACCTTAGTATTGGTATAAAATCACTATATCTGATCTTCTTATTTGCTAGTAATCATGGTTTCAAACCATCAAATGCTGGATCTAATGAGACTACATGCTCccagtccccgcactccgtgtatccgcgagtagttgtgaaatttgaaaacccagacctgaaacttttcagttacttttgttgctcaaattcatacattaaaaaaaaattcagcccaaTTGGAGTTATTTTATTACCAATTTTTGACGCTGTCtttcagtgttttttttgtttgagcATTTAGCTCTGAAAACCTGGGGGGGTCAATCCCATTATagcatgtacaccatccacgataatcaacttttgaaaagcaccctaaacaaggatttaacccttgcctAAAACGTTAccataaacaggtaacacgcacctgttttttcacaccctaaacagggattttattccttgcatcaaatttcatttccgcatattagcaattgcaattttgctaccctttttccccaaaatttcatgcttttacaccctaaacacgatacgcgcgtaattttaataattagtcataaaatttgtattatatcgtgaatttcaaaaatgaaaattatttgatatcagaaagacattcttcgtattcagaatgcaattcgatatgtctgatgtgctctcatgtcccacaaaaaatactgtagaatcgctcattccagatcccttaaacaaaagtttatggtacaaatttgtgCGACGTGCCTAATATTTGCCAAAAAGCTAtataaaattgtgtgaaatatggtttGTGCAAAAATAGAATGAATAGGCTGGCATGAAGGCTCTTTTTAGGCTAAAAAGCTACATAGATGTCAACTTGATGCATGGGGGACGATTGTCAATACCCCCTTATCAAAATTTTTAGGGAATTATATAAAAACGAAGCTAAActattataaatgatgaaaacaaaatcCATGTTTTGTCAAGAAGTGGTAAATTTCTTGACTTTTGTTTCACTATGTCTTGAATGAAACTTCGAAGGAAATTCTAGACATAATTAAGTAAAGACAAGAAATTTGCCATTTCTTGACTAAACTGTTATACAAAACTTATTGTTGCTGCATAGTGAAAACAAGCTTCATTTTAATATGAGTAACAGTTTTAAAGAGTTAAACTTAGGCCTACACCTAATTATAATGTTCTAATGTTTTGGCCTAAATTATTTTTTGGtgtaatattgtaaatatttatatttattgccagattaaaaaaaagtatagtgaAATTGAATAGAGActatattaaacaaaaacaatccattttttttaaatatatttttttgccattttaatgtgatttaaaaatataaagcTGTGGAAATTTAGTGAAAAGGGGGAGAATGTGGGACTCGAATACAGGGCCTTCCaagtcagtggcatagatttgtaTTTGATATGGTAGGGGGACTGGGGTTGGAAAACAATTCTTTAAGTGTGAAACTAAACCTAcccacagaataagtttatggtagaaATTCGCACGAAGCACCtaatatttgccatattgaagctaaattgtgtgaaatatggtttATACAAGAATAGAATAAATAGACGCAAAGGCTATTTTTAGGCCAAAAATCCGCATACAGATATCAACATGATGCATGGGGAGGATTGTATAGATCATACcctcttatcaaaatattggggaattatacatgtacgaagctaaaatattataaatgatgaaaatgaatttgttttcacccttgacaccaaATCTTTTTGTTGACCCGACAtggagcaatttttttaaatattttttttagtctgaggtggagGTGTGGAGCTAATTTATTTTCCCCCTCAGATAGCGAGATAATTTTTTCCGAGAAACCACAATATCATAATATTGAAAGTTACACATAAtgctaaaaaaaaagggggggaaggTAATTAACTGACCAACCTTTGGCACAGTTGGAAAATTGTTCATGATAAAATTATATAGCAATCCCCAAAATGTTTATATAATCTTGAACATAGGCTTCAAAATGCAACAACTTCAATTGCACTACTTATCCTAGAATTGCTTTTCAAATTTGGTCTTTATCAGATTGCTTTCACAAAAATGTGCTATTGGCATGGTTTtcttatatgcctacatgtatacatgcagtgttcgaatttaggaaaaataaattgtcccacggacaaccagattacaatttctggttgtccgtgtAAGTTTTTGgctgtccgtaggcctacaaatgtgacttttggctagatttatggttgtctggCGGACAaccaaatcagtatttttggttgtccggcgacttttttagttgtcccgggcaaccggacaaccaaaatttcgaacgctgtatacatgtatttatttatttattcaaatttctctgccatcacaaataacaacatacgagggatggtcaatatattcctgcaactattatttatctctgctaagcatgactttgatgactagtTTGTAGTTTTTGTAcccttgtctttcaaaacaaatgtgtattaCTATTAGCCAAGTCGAAttcttgattacgtaatgacattagcataaacacaatagcataTGGACACTGCCTGATATATCATAGTGGTGAAAAATAGTGGAGAAAATAATGagtcaaattgaggtattgttacataattctaaatatctcgagaataaaattATGGAATCTGGTGCGGTTTTGCAATTTGGTAGACCGATTACACAGGGTTGATGCTATACTCTATTAGACCTatactatagaggttatccacttcactcatgtgtgacttctaacaaaagacgctgattcccgtagtattcctcattcaaaggaattcaatacacgacctcggagttacctgcatgactttggcgggctattttgaaacagccatggttacacatgcaggtacttcttttgaaagtcctaaacaaggtatagcagtcgctgataggatatgcagcttatagaacacggataacctctatttttATTAGAGATAggggatcatgttgaatatctccaattttgagtaggcgaTATCacgcattgttctttacataataagaaatAGCAAGATTAAAATGGTACCAGGTTCGATAAGGTAAAATGGGAGGTCCCCGTGGGGAATTCGCAAACATTTCTTCCTTTTTaaaccctttgttttcaaaatgtcatgtttatgtaatcaaagcagcacaccatagagaggctctgaattgaaaaagaaatttgaatttcaaaaggtgTGTTTAATTTGAACAGCATTCTGAGACTTAGTATAGCAACTAACTCACAACGTCCAGCAGCATTGTATTTAGTCATATTTATAGTGcttttttgcctaaattttccttttttcatacatttttggtacttttaattGTGCCTACCACCCACACATGcgcatatttatttcttttattgcaacaatttctattgtcctgactatgatctttcataccaataatcataattgttttcgttttattttggagatattttTTATTCTTGTGTCTAACTTGTGTCTAACTTGTATGCTCGTCTGCcatgattttcacaccatttttgtttgtcattaAGGCCTATTTCTGATGAATTTCAAAGACTGCACCTTTCCTCGTATGTGTGTTcaattcttctttcacaattatcaagtgaatatactcagattacctcataccaaaacagGGCTTGCAAACTGCTTTGGTACTTACTTATCCTTCTCTCATGTTCTGTAA is a window of Amphiura filiformis chromosome 2, Afil_fr2py, whole genome shotgun sequence DNA encoding:
- the LOC140135723 gene encoding uncharacterized protein translates to MCIEMGSHNAKTDKLVTAVHHDQSEVFQDTSPHSSQITNTGRKCPIESTNGNVPIHSPHVTDLPIAKVMTVESSLSSEISGAQNGGSFSQTSTPTMACGDQESSTPPVSSASTKKPASSCVQQSGGQQSPNHVLALMRPTSFLEPELATAVEQQIQNLAGISGSVDLVSSLNGSIQCQQTPNCEEIVQNGMSNTISEVQDTQDSIQVADTSDHQPHQTIGCNDMYKVEGNNTKIGHEYHFTGPVTFNSGTPISQIGNDENQEERENERTSTSEGGSVSTEDIENAGIPPVEYNLLCYDICEELTEKQFKKLKFLLRKDKKSELGIPRDVIEKLESKQDLLECMEDYNYLSSTNTWFVQYLLYHVGNSLLYKKVLEFHADQLTSKTLFVCTPEQVDQGAGRSLVKLKIVGDIEQFRPIDVEEFRQLLAKQCGKNIVYISEKGQADGCIMLYFDVPSECKE